A stretch of Besnoitia besnoiti strain Bb-Ger1 chromosome Unknown contig00015, whole genome shotgun sequence DNA encodes these proteins:
- a CDS encoding putative SWI2/SNF2 Brahma-like (encoded by transcript BESB_027810), producing the protein MLPSTAQGRQPLVGPEGSGGASSDPSWVGADSSAPSFASSFAPSSGSPGSTSALPPSSSLLQGNPGPRAATLPQHPPLDMPPQAGGARAAGLPSPAPNTVRPPGQCAVGGGYGLAGLARGDAAPLPSSGSPADQFPLTSPPRPSVRSPLQQTGGSATPFGAAARPAPGASHLPTPSAPSAQNLSPSSSSSLVAASPQPSGAPPADRRPSPPPPSLVPAPSPSASGGSGSALFGRASPPAVSAAGPPPPLASLSALRGAGSFNPSLFASPSGALPSATRGALASSPGQPAAADAPSSTAGGLPQEGGGRPPVSLLNVFGPGSAVSASLAAASLSGFSGAPLAGLPAPQLASLANALHPGGGGAARASTAALARPLAPHAAAAGEGLAASAFLSVAAGSAAASVDPTTGGGAPAGKASKPAPPALSAPSVSAARPSGSTASARVGGLAQRGSAGGAEGKRLPSVSAASPSSRAATGASPLHGGAGFAKKSDGRPRLSPEAAPVSGDASVADASHRSLAHLAQLPFAGLKDETPLSSADTLLAQELASLRASSPLQQLNDSALAAAQGPGSGSVPAVEGRFYSSFCRLLYELSLRQVSLVDKRGSAVRATRAAGPRVRPPAVAEALGRNAAAATPTPAQPRILRRLCLPRRRPRLPGVARGIWAAEPREQRGDRRGGGAGGAAAGVQKGAGAGAAAGPKAARAQALQKRRERSIFVELKQTADAVERDETARRLRRRVESLDKRLAQVKTIAASEGRRQARADGGGAIEEAQPSAEEGGGVEGELKEEVRAETGETGDQACEENRGEAGEGDAPEKKEDGEGGPRGDSRSAELFAVQVKKEEKPAQSALHQAENQEDVKMEASADEHVDVSAEKNHAVVPGGAARVASHTVFSSEGEDGADEVYTVYTVEDEGAVSLDDPTACDSFVEESLGPTAAACIEGLREEPGASGAESRSLTWALATSLADSLRRACLHTRLVPLLPLQTSLRQEVCLQRLLEEAPEALPPLLHVSVRTARKHRLLREQRENAEAYLETKGRQTQRRQVFLSALLEVHRRNFINTHRESLKQIRRVAAAVKRRRACFLGENEDEGTADSATTVSPERLGDDGRGRHCGHHLHPTKCGCPAAAADLAAVKRRERLDALKKHDEAAYLALLQETKNERLLQLVRQTEEYMRKMGDLIIEQREREGEIELDPLDLPSAEEPGSASASAAEGAKGEEAETKETGGPEGKAEGEGGEKDGGDATEEEKKNKESLSSFLLSKERYYRLTHAKRVRVTELPRCLKGGSLRSYQMEGLNWMASLYNNGLNGILADSMGLGKTVQTVSFLAYLHEVKRVRNPFLIVAPLSTIHGNWRSELKKWWPSINLVVYEGTKEYRKQLRSRIVGGLHSRGPGSGSGAATALGPDGVAAAAAGAEGDRARAPDGGKDGANKLGAKGFVEPYFHALLTTDAVILRDKSFLRKIKWEYLVVDEAHRLKNPNSKLVQTLNTGFHIRRRLALTGTPLQNDIVEVWALLNFLMPAIFNAKLNFEQWLNVPLAAPPTLFGGSHAQQDEHLLNVTEEEKLLIVDRLHKVLRPFLLRREKAEVANELPSKQEEIVWCPLSGVQRYLYKMIEGNPVGQNRMVQLRKICNHPYLFCYSNYTPDESMVRCCGKFAMLDVLLPALKLGNHRVLIFSQMTKLLDILEVYLSMRGHKYLRLDGGTSSEERQKRLTLYNQEGSEFFIFILSTKAGGLGVNLQSADTVIIFDSDWNPQNDEQAQSRAHRIGQKKEVLTLRFISVESIEEQILQRAECKLDKDKLVIQSGMYYGHGQEEVHDPSRDLERTNQVREILRKQRQLDVNLTRALDLQLLKRQIARTPEDMLVFEKADRFRKLLHVPGLISNETLPPCLFSWSRAAERAQEALVSAHQKKQAEDAWKSVYARSDFWTMREEKAQASAESPADATLAAIGAGDSDSAAENAASDAQKKDPALAATAAAPEAPTDAAEAAELEGRVEKKQEASAPSSVEGTPAPLKAEEGEEGKSIDETADLPGNTTANEEATAASALAARGVDLALWREKINSCIREALNAAIACRDFDVFVELPSKELYKDYFERIKKPICLLDIRLSADKQEFTCLPKLEKYLTRLAENARSYNGAESPIFLRAVECMGFVMRESRRRLCVAFYSLIDAEEAGKVLRLLDSVFAVDSSAAAADGVDSALLAGMSGKHGEGYEEEEDEASSVVSGSRVSLNSGSSRIRLFTRAPPGAAPCARPPFPPAGGAFPAGADGVANRLGAAAGNAAAFPSVFPSRPFPAAASPFPQSASLSSSEFSPAFPGKAEKAGRSLQPHTPAYLEVVPTSVNEAPFPSSFPSSQPSGGGRPLLQVNPVRISLSSASRGGGPKGLLDSPGGAEGSLGTHGETGAPVAQAAATRGFASRFPASSPAGSAEGGAAAGEQDERRARGSAAAKRGRKRGRPSRKDLESAALQAAARHAAPLPNGEAGFGVANPSAFPSYTPVPAFPSAAPVPFRASPGFPTVGGASPPTAVGGDVPVGPAGGPEADDHEDSERGRKEKKKKKKDKKERGDDDESAGGGGETKRRKKDRDPRSERLEEELDRPGSLPSPGEFPGRVFPPRAAPGEHLPSSFPAPADAAATGAKKFRIRLLPGPPSFPSSSASLPSSSFPSPGTSGSFPSAAAPRAYPPPASPPPAANAFPASAPQRPADAGGHGINSAAPAPKFRIRIAPHPPQPQ; encoded by the exons ATGCTGCCTTCAACCGCGCAGGGTCGACAGCCGCTGGTGGGGCCCGAAGGCTCGGGCGGGGCTTCGTCGGATCCCTCATGGGTGGGCGCTGactcttctgcgccttcgtttGCTTCTTCGTTCGCTCCTTCGTCCGGGTCCCCAGGCTCGACGTCTGCTCTCCCCCCGTCTTCTAGTTTGTTGCAAGGAAATccaggcccgcgcgccgcgacgctgcctCAGCATCCTCCACTCGACATGCCTccgcaggccggcggcgcccgggcTGCGGGCCTTCCTTCTCCAGCGCCAAACACTGTGCGGCCTCCTGGGCAGTGCGCAGTTGGAGGAGGCTATGGGCTCGCGggtctcgcccgcggcgacgctgcgcccCTTCCTTCTTCTGGCTCGCCCGCCGATCAGTTCCCTCTCacgtctcctcctcgaccCTCTGTCCGGTCTCCGCTGCAGCAAACTGGCGGATCCGCGACCCCTTttggcgccgcagcgaggcccgcgcctgGGGCTTCGCACCTCCCCACGCCGAGCGCACCGAGCGCTCAAAATCTGAgcccttcttcgtcttcgtctctggTTGCAGCTTCGCCTCAGCCCTCGGGGGCTCCGCCTGCTGaccggcggccgtcgcccccgcctccgtctctggtgcccgcgccttctccctcggcCTCCGGTGGGTCGGGGAGTGCCTTGTTCGGGCGTGCAAGCCCGCCCGCAGTGTCTGCTGctgggccgccgcctcctctggcttcgctttctgctctccgcggcgccggcagcttcAATCCGTCACttttcgcgtcgccttcaggcgccctcccctccgcgacgcgcggcgcgctcgcgtcctccCCGGGGCAacctgccgccgcagacgcgccgtcgtcgactgccggcggccttccgcaggagggggggggacggcCACCCGTCTCTCTGCTGAATGTGTTCGGACCGGGCTCCGccgtgtctgcgtcgctcgcggctgcgtcgctctcggggttctccggcgcgccgctggcgggccTTCCAGCTCCTCAACTGGCCTCCCTCGCCAACGCTCTGCATcccggcgggggcggcgccgctcgcgcctcaaCCGCCGCACTCGCACGACCCCTCGCCCcgcacgcagcggcggcaggggagggcctcgcggcgtcggcgtttCTGTCGGTGGCCGCGGGGtcggctgccgccagcgTCGACCCCACaaccggcggcggcgctcctgcgGGCAAGGCCTCCAagcccgcgcctcccgcgctcAGCGCACCTtcggtctctgcggcgcgcccttCAGGCTCGACTGCCAGCGCCAGGGTCGGAGGCTTGGCtcagcgaggaagcgcgggcggcgcggaggggaaGCGCTTGCCGTCGgtttccgccgcgtcgccgagtTCGCGCGCGGCTACGGGCGCCAGCCCTCTCCACGGAGGAGCGGGGttcgcgaagaagagcgacggAAGGCCGAGACTGAGtcctgaggcggcgccggtctCCGGCGACGCAAGTGTGGCTGATGCCTCGCACCGGTCGCTGGCGCatctcgcgcagcttcccTTCGCGGGTCTGAAGGACGAGACGCCTTTGTCTTCGGCGGACACGCTTCTCGCACAGGAACTCGcgagcctccgcgcctcctctcccctgcAGCAGTTGAACGACTccgcgctggctgctgctCAGGGGCCGGGCTCCGGGTCGGTGCCGGCGGTGGAGGGCCGCTTCTACAGCTCGTTCTGCCGGTTGTTGTACGAGCTCTCGCTTCGGCAAGTGTCTCTCGTCGACAAGCGC GGATCGGCAGTTCGAGCGACTCGTgctgcaggcccgcgcgTACGTCCACCTGCTGTCGCAGAAGCCCTTGGAAGaaacgcagctgcagcaactCCGACTCCTGCCCAGCCTCGGATTCTCCGTCGACTGTGCCTTCCGCGACGCCGTCCGCGCCTACCGGGCGTCGCTCGGGGCATCTGggccgcagagccgcgcgagcagcgcggcgaccgccggggggggggcgcgggaggcgccgcagccggagTGCAAAAGGGGGCAGGAGCgggggcggctgcggggcccaaggcagctcgcgcgcaggcactgcagaagaggagggagcggTCGATTTTTGTGGAGTTGAAGCAGACGGCAGACGCTGTTGAGCGCGACGAGACGGCCaggcgtctccggcggcgaGTCGAGAGCCTCGacaagcgcctcgcgcaagTCAAGACCATCGCAGCCTCcgaggggcggcggcaagcgcgcgccgacggaggcggagccatcgaggaggcgcagccgagcgcagaggagggtggcggcgtcgagggcgAGTTGAAGGAGGAGgtccgcgcggagacaggagagactGGAGATCAGGCATGTGAAGAAaaccgcggcgaggcgggagaaggagacgcaccagagaagaaggaagacgggGAGGGCGGCCCGCGGGGGGACTCTCGATCCGCAGAGCTGTTCGCTGTTCAGGTGAAAAAGGAGGAGAAGCCGGCACAGTCTGCGTTGCACCAGGCGGAGAATCAAGAGGACGTTAAAATGGAGGCCAGCGCCGATGAGCACGTTGATGTAAGTGCGGAGAAGAATCACGCCGTTGTaccgggcggcgccgcgcgagtcgcgaGCCACACCGTGTTTTccagcgagggagaagacggtGCTGACGAGGTCTACACCGTCTACACCGTCGAGGATGAGGGTGCCGTCTCGCTGGACGACCCGACGGCGTGCGACTCCTTCGTTGAAGAGTCGCTAGgcccgacggccgcggcatGCATCGAAGGCTTGCGCGAGGAACCCGGGGCTTCCGGCGCGGAGTCGCGGTCGCTGACGTGGGCGTTGGCGACGTCGCTCGCAGACTCACTCCgacgcgcgtgtctgcaCACGCGCCTTGTCCCGCTCCTTCCGCTGCAGACGTCGTTGCGGCAGGAAGTGTGTCTGCAGCGActgctggaggaggcgccggaggcgctgcctccgctgctccATGTGAGTGTGCGTACCGCGCGGAAGCACCGACTcctgcgcgagcagcgcgagaacgCAGAGGCCTATCTGGAGACGAaggggcggcagacgcagcgccgccaggtcTTCCTCTCGGCTCTGCTTGAAGTTCACCGGCGGAACTTCATCAACACGCACCGCGAGAGTCTGAAGCAGAttcggcgcgtggcggctgcagtgaagcggaggcgcgcgtgctTCCTGGGCgagaacgaagacgagggTACGGCCGACAGCGCGACAACCGTCAGCCCCGAGCgactcggcgacgacgggcgcggccgccactgCGGTCACCACCTCCATCCGACGAAGTGCGGGTgccccgccgctgccgccgaccTCGCAGCGGTaaagcgaagagagcggctGGACGCGCTCAAG AAACACGATGAAGCCGCCTACCTGGCGCTCCTtcaggagacgaagaacgaGCGATTGCTGCAGCTCGTCCGCCAGACGGAGGAGTACATGCGCAAGATGGGCGATCTCATCATTGAGCAGCGCgaacgcgaaggcgaaatCGAATTG GATCCGCTGGACTTGCCCTCTGCCGAGGAGCCCGGCTCGgcgtcggcctccgcggctgagggggcgaagggcgaggaggcggagaccaAGGAGACGGGGGGTCCGGAAGGAAaggccgaaggcgagggcggcgagaaggatgggggcgacgcgacggaggaggagaagaagaacaaggagtcgctctcctcgttccTGCTCTCCAAAGAGAGATATTACCGCCTCACACACGcgaagcgcgtgcgcgtcacCGAACTCCCTCGCTGCCTTAAgggcggctcgctgcgctcctACCAGATGGAAGGCCTCAACTGGATGGCGTCGCTCTACAACAACGGGCTCAACGGCATTCTC GCGGACTCCATGGGTCTGGGGAAGACGGTGCAGACGGTGTCTTTCCTGGCGTACCTACACGAGGTGAAGCGCGTGCGGAATCCGTTTTTGATtgtcgcgccgctgtcgacGATTCACGGGAACTGGCGATCGGAGCTGAAAAAATGGTGGCCGTCCATCAACTTGGTCGTCTACGAGGGCACCAAGGAGTACCGCAAgcagctccgcagccgcATCGTCGGCGGGCTCCACAGCCGCGGGCCGGGTTCcggctccggcgccgcgaccgcgctgGGCCCCGAcggggtcgcggccgcggccgcgggggctGAGGGCGAccgtgcgcgcgcgcctgacgGCGGCAAGGACGGCGCCAACAAACTCGGCGCCAAGGGCTTCGTGGAGCCCTACTTCCACGCGCTTCTCACAACGGATGCAGTCATTTTGAGAGACAAGAGTTTCCTAAGAAAAATCAAATGGGAGTACTTGGTCGTCGACGAGGCGCACAG GCTGAAAAATCCAAACAGCAAGCTCGTACAGACGCTCAACACCGGCTTCCACATCAGACGGCGCCTTGCTCTTACGG GGACGCCACTACAGAACGACATCGTGGAGGTGTGGGCTCTTTTGAATTTTCTGATGCCTGCAATTTTCAACGCGAAACTGAATTTCGAGCAGTGGCTTAAcgtgccgctggcggcgcccccAACTCTGTTTGGAGGAAGCCACGCACAGCAAGATGAACACCTGCTCAACGTcacggaagaagaaaagctTCTCATCGTCGATCGCCTCCACAAG GTTCTGAGGCCTTTCCTTCTGCGTCGTGAAAAGGCGGAAGTCGCGAACGAGCTGCCCTCGAAGCAGGAGGAAATCGTCTGGTGCCCTCTGTCCGGAGTACAGAGATACCTCTACAAAATG ATCGAGGGAAATCCTGTCGGCCAAAATCGCATGGTTCAACTGCGCAAAATCTGTAACCACCCGTATCTTTTCTGCTACTCCAACTACACAC CGGACGAAAGTATGGTGCGGTGCTGCGGCAAGTTTGCGATGCTTGAcgtgctgctgcctgcgctgaAACTCGGCAATCACCGAGTGCTGATCTTCTCGCAAATGACCAAGCTGCTGGACATCCTCGAG gtttACTTGTCGATGCGGGGCCACAAGTACCTTCGCTTGGATGGCGGCACAAGCAGTGAAGAGCGCCAGAAGCGGCTTACGCTGTACAACCAAGAAGGCAGCGAGTTTTTCATCTTCATCCTCAGCACGAAAGCGGGCGGGCTGGGCGTGAACCTGCAGAGCGCCGACACAGTCATCATTTTTGACTCAGACTGGAATCCGCAGAACGACGAGCAAGCGCAGTCCAG GGCGCACCGTATCGGGCAGAAAAAGGAAGTCTTGACGCTGCGCTTCATCAGCGTGGAGTCGATTGAAGAGCAGAttctccagcgcgccgagTGCAAACTGGATAAAGACAAACTTGTCATTCAGAGCGGCATGTACTACGGCCACGGTCAGGAGGAGGTCCACGACCCTTCCAGAGACCTCGAGAGAACCAACCA AGTGCGCGAGATCCTTCGGAAGCAGAGGCAGTTGGATGTCAACTTGACGCGGGCGCTcgacctgcagctgctcaagCGGCAGATCGCGAGGACGCCAGAAGACATGCTTGTCTTCGAGAAAGCAGATCGCTTCCGGAAG ctgCTCCATGTACCTGGGCTGATCTCGAATgagacgctgccgccgtgcCTTTTTAGCtggtcgcgggcggcggagcgagcCCAGGAGGCGCTCGTCTCGGCGCATcagaagaagcaggcggaggacgcgtgGAAGAGCGTCTACGCGCGATCTGACTTTTGGACaatgcgcgaggagaaggcccAGGCCTCCGCCGAGAGCCCTGCAGATGCGACACTCGCGGCGATaggcgcgggagacagcgacagcgcggcagagaacgccgcgagcgacgcgcagaaaaaagacccagcgctcgccgcgactgcggccgcgccagaAGCCCcgacagacgcggcggaagcggcggaaTTAGAGGGGAGGGTGGAAAAGAAGcaagaggcgagcgcgccgtcCAGCGTGGAGgggacgcccgcgccgttaaaggcagaggagggcgaggaaggcaaATCGATCGATGAGACGGCGGACTTACCGGGGAACACAACCGCGAACGAAGAAGCGACggcagcctctgcgctcgccgcgcgcggggtgGATCTGGCGCTCTGGCGGGAAAAGATCAACTCTTGCATTCGCGAGGCCCTCAATGCAGCGATCGCTTGCAGAGATTTTGACGTCTTCGTGGAGCTGCCATCGAAGGAGCTCTACAAAGACTACTTCGAG CGGATCAAGAAACCCATCTGCCTCTTGGACAtccgcctctccgcagacAAACAGGAGTTCACTTGTCTGCC GAAATTGGAGAAGTACTTGACGCGCTTGGCTGAGAATGCGCGGAGCTACAACGGAGCTGAATCGCCGATTTTCCTGCGG GCGGTGGAATGCATGGGCTTCGTGATGCGCGAAAGCCGGCGCCGGTTGTGCGTGGCGTTCTATTCTCTGAttgacgcggaggaagccggGAAAgttctgcggctgctggacTCGGTGTTCGCCGTGGACagttccgcggctgcggcggacggcgtggactcggcgctgctcgcgggcATGTCCGGCAAGCACGGAGAGGGctacgaggaggaagaagacgaggcttCCTCCGTCGTATCGGGGTCCCGAGTGTCGCTCAACAGCGGCTCGTCCCGCATCCGCCTCTTCACCCGTgcgccgcccggcgccgccccgtgCGCGCGACCTCCATTcccgcccgccggcggcgcgttccCTGCTGGGGCGGACGGAGTCGCGAATAGACTaggggcggctgcgggcaATGCAGCCGCGTTTCCTTCGGTGTTTCCCTCCCGTCCCTtcccggctgcggcgtcgcccttccCGCAGTcagcgtcgctctcctcctctgagTTCTCGCCTGCGTTCCCAGGGAAGGCTGAGAAAGCGGGGCGATCACTGCAGCCGCATACGCCAGCCTACCTCGAGGTTGTCCCCACGAGCGTGAACGAGGCGCCGTTTCCATCCTCCTTCCCTTCGTCACAGCCCAGCGGTGGGgggaggccgctgctgcaggtcaATCCCGTGCGAATCAGCttgtcgtctgcgtcgcgcggcggggggcctAAGGGTCTCCTGGACTCGCCCGGCGGTGCGGAAGGCTCGCTTGGGACCCACGGCGAGACCGGCGCCCCggtcgcgcaggccgcggcgacgcgagggtTTGCCTCGCGAttccccgcctcctcgccggctggcagcgcagagggcggtgctgctgcaggcgagcaggacgagagaagagcgagagggagcgcggcggcgaagcgaggccggaagcgcgggcgcccgTCGAGGAAAGATCTtgagagcgccgcgctgcaggccgccgcgaggcacgcagccCCGCTTCCGAACGGCGAGGCAGGATTTGGTGTGGCTAACCCGTCCGCGTTTCCTTCCTACACCCCGGTGCCTGCCTTCCCGTCAGCCGCCCCAGTCCccttccgcgcgtcgcctggctTTCCGACCGTCGGGGGCGCTTCcccgccgaccgcggtcggTGGCGATGTCCCTGTGGGGCCCGCCGGCGGGCCGGAGGCGGACGACCACGAGGACAGCGAGCGGGGcaggaaagagaagaagaagaaaaagaaagacaagaaggagaggggggacgacgacgagagcgcaggcggaggaggcgagaccAAGAGGCGAAAGAAAGACCGAGATCCTCGAAGCGAGCGGCTCGAGGAAGAACTCGACAGGCCGGGGTCTCTTCCGTCTCCAGGGGAGTTCCCTGGGCGCGTGTtccccccgcgcgcggcgccgggcgaaCACCTTCCCTCCTCCTTtcctgcgcccgcggacgcagcggcaACTGGAGCAAAGAAGTTTCGTATTCGCCTGCTCCCAGGGCCGCCTTCTTTCCCTTCGtcatctgcgtctctgccgtcttcgtcttttccttctccgGGAACCAGCGGCTCGTTCCCCAGTGCagccgctccgcgcgcgtatccgccgccggctagccctccgcccgccgcgaacgcTTTTCCTGCCTCCGCTCCTCAGCgacccgcagacgcaggcggccaCGGGATAAActcagccgcgcccgcgcccaaGTTCCGCATTCGCATCGCCCCCCACCCACCGCAGCCACAGTGA
- a CDS encoding uncharacterized protein (encoded by transcript BESB_027800), translating to MNPHEAYRSPPPRQLGFSSCSPPIGFSNRIQVLPNLSAVEEALKGLSLRLDRVTEQTEKQLLSKPHFPDALRLELLDRVAQDNETSVNSSLPEQLNNGLDIIEHSTVDDSLERYVRIRLADSCVLRLLDYFGRHADLYETWDWEIDADLVPPELTVQTGARHFCEMLPDVVSLHTELLKINTANMKVLRRLQEKLAEEVEEAGALALELGKRYTESMLAVTEAIDLQKGIPDFDLTVLADRCLGDRTKYLVYDAKKKRLTLDARAYMKSIIPVDKESETAARELDRRIASLCWDGVAEVDKGTQHSRAGKRRAPPSEVAKKPVAPARPFMKKGTKNSRDEIKAKRSESEERSDEGVDIGVPDRQRLAQPRRVAKIE from the exons ATGAACCCACACGAGGCCTACCGAAGTCCGCCTCCACGGCAACTGGGGTTTTCAAGCTGTTCACCCCCTATTGGATTCAGCAATCGCATCCAGGTGTTACCCAATCTCTCTGCAGTAGAAGAAGCACTAAAGGGCCTCAGTCTTCGCCTTGACAGAGTAACCGAACAGACTGAAAAACAACTTTTGTCGAAGCCCCATTTTCCGGACGCCCTCCGCCTGGAGCTGTTGGACCGAGTTGCCCAAGATAACGAGACGAGTGTGAACTCTTCGTTGCCGGAACAGCTTAACAATGGCCTAGATATTATCGAACACTCGACAGTCGATGATTCCCTTGAAAGATATGTCCGCATCAGGCTGGCCGACAGCTGCGTATTACGGCTTCTGGACTATTTTGGAAGACACGCAG ACCTTTACGAGACCTGGGACTGGGAGATTGATGCGGACTTGGTCCCTCCTGAACTGACTGTCCAGACGGGAGCAAGGCATTTCTGCGAGATGTTACCCGACGTCGTCAGCTTGCATACTGAGCTGCTAAAAATAAACACAGCCAACATGAAAGTGTTGCGGCGTCTTCAGGAGAAACTGGCGGAAGAGGTCGAAGAAGCCGGTGCTCTCGCGCTG GAGCTCGGCAAGAGGTACACAGAGTCGATGTTAGCTGTGACAGAAGCCATTGATCTTCAAAAGGGTATCCCTGACTTCGATCTAACGGTGCTGGCGGACCGGTGCCTGGGCGATCGCACGAAGTACCTCGTTTATgatgcgaagaagaagcgactgACGCTCGACGCTCGCGCCTATATGAAAAGTATCATTCCTGTTGATAAGGAAAGTGAGACAGCTGCACGCGAGCTTGATCGGCGGATTGCGTCCCTCTGTTGGGATGGGGTGGCGGAAGTCGACAAGGGCACACAACACTCAAGGGCTGGGAAACGACGTGCTCCACCTTCCGAGGTGGCGAAAAAGCCGGTAGCGCCGGCACGTCCCTTCATGAAAAAGGGGACAAAAAACTCTCGAGATGAAATCAAAGCCAAAAGGAGTGAGTCCGAAGAAAGAAGCGACGAAGGCGTTGACATCGGGGTGCCAGATCGTCAGCGCCTTGCACAACCGAGGAGAGTTGCCAAGATAGAATAA
- a CDS encoding uncharacterized protein (encoded by transcript BESB_027790) encodes MYSPPFYSFRSSLFFELLLLLDRLVVNWLGPPVYAFLLFYKCYVRNLSIELLLTDVVFYLSLFYVNWTRVAAGSAGNKSGTASLIGWFWALWPFSFAAHVNNVCGLPLVLTVDIVFSSFALVLAVLQLIWSIVTFLLSNTSEECETSYCSRSASSR; translated from the coding sequence ATGTATTCGCCACCTTTTTACTCGTTCCGGAGCTCCCTCTTTTTTGAGCTGTTATTGCTACTGGATCGACTTGTTGTCAACTGGTTGGGCCCCCCGGTGTATGCGTTCTTGCTGTTCTACAAATGCTATGTGCGCAATCTGTCGATTGAGCTCTTGTTAACTGACGTAGTCTTTTACCTCTCCTTATTCTACGTGAACTGGACACGGGTGGCGGCAGGCTCTGCCGGGAACAAATCTGGCACGGCTAGCCTCATCGGGTGGTTCTGGGCGCTCTGGCCGTTTTCATTCGCTGCCCATGTGAACAACGTGTGTGGCCTGCCTCTCGTATTGACAGTCGACATCGTTTTCAGCTCCTTCGCACTTGTTCTAGCTGTCCTCCAACTCATTTGGTCCATCGTGACATTCTTGCTCTCCAATACCAGTGAAGAATGCGAGACCTCATACTGCAGCCGCTCCGCAAGTTCTCGCTAG